One segment of Streptomyces sp. NBC_01463 DNA contains the following:
- a CDS encoding alpha/beta hydrolase yields METHTLETAGADLVYDVRGPLPTTDGRPPLLMIGQPMDAAGFAALAARFPERTVATYDPRGLGRSTRKDGRDDQTPQIQADDVHAVIEALGAGPVDMFASSGGAVTALAVVATYPADVATLVAHEPPLITLTLDGPAAVRARAGVLEAYEKRGWGAGMAGFVAMTSWEGEFTDAYFAQPPADPAAFGMPTEDDGSRDDPLLSDRSWAISSYRPDADAITAAPARVVIAVGEESENVLTGRTSVATAELLGRRVAVFPSHHGGFLDGEYGYPGKPDEFAHRLREVLDGRS; encoded by the coding sequence ATGGAGACTCACACGCTTGAGACAGCCGGCGCGGACCTCGTCTACGACGTTCGCGGGCCGCTGCCGACGACGGACGGGCGCCCGCCGTTGTTGATGATCGGACAGCCCATGGACGCCGCCGGTTTCGCCGCGCTGGCGGCCCGCTTTCCCGAGCGGACCGTTGCCACCTATGACCCGCGCGGGCTCGGCCGCAGCACACGCAAGGACGGGCGGGACGACCAGACGCCGCAGATCCAGGCCGACGACGTGCACGCCGTCATCGAGGCGCTCGGTGCCGGACCGGTCGACATGTTCGCGAGCAGTGGCGGAGCGGTCACCGCGCTCGCGGTCGTGGCCACGTATCCCGCGGACGTGGCCACGCTGGTCGCGCACGAGCCGCCGCTCATCACGCTCACGCTGGACGGCCCCGCTGCGGTACGGGCGCGGGCCGGGGTCCTGGAGGCGTACGAGAAGCGGGGATGGGGGGCCGGGATGGCCGGGTTCGTGGCCATGACCTCGTGGGAGGGGGAGTTCACCGACGCGTACTTCGCACAGCCGCCGGCCGATCCCGCGGCGTTCGGCATGCCCACGGAGGACGACGGCTCACGTGACGATCCACTGCTGTCCGATCGGTCGTGGGCGATCAGCAGCTATCGGCCGGATGCCGACGCGATCACCGCCGCGCCGGCCCGCGTGGTGATCGCTGTGGGTGAGGAGTCCGAGAACGTGCTGACCGGACGTACTTCCGTCGCCACCGCTGAGCTGCTCGGCCGGCGGGTGGCCGTGTTCCCGAGCCACCACGGAGGGTTCCTCGACGGCGAGTACGGATATCCGGGGAAGCCCGACGAGTTCGCGCATCGACTGCGGGAGGTCCTCGACGGCCGCTCGTAG
- a CDS encoding TetR/AcrR family transcriptional regulator C-terminal domain-containing protein: MGRPSKPLLDRERITTTALELVDAEGDFSVPKIAKRLGVQTGSVYHHVDGRDGIVELLRERVAVAIDPAPLTAGALSWDRRMADWARSYRSAFAAHPKAIPLLTMSPVRAPRVLEQYDLAACLLLEAGFPLPDVMLVIIGLENVVLGSALDMAAPETMWELTEESATPHLAAALAAMNRGRADAAFELALTGFLSHARSMLLPQAVSDR, translated from the coding sequence ATGGGACGGCCGAGCAAGCCGCTGCTGGACAGGGAGCGGATCACCACGACCGCGCTCGAACTCGTCGACGCGGAGGGCGATTTCAGCGTTCCGAAGATCGCGAAGCGGCTCGGGGTCCAGACGGGGTCCGTGTATCACCATGTGGATGGCCGGGACGGCATCGTGGAGCTTCTGCGCGAGCGGGTGGCCGTCGCGATCGATCCGGCTCCGCTCACGGCCGGAGCGCTGTCGTGGGACCGGCGGATGGCGGACTGGGCCCGTTCCTACCGGTCGGCCTTCGCCGCCCACCCGAAGGCGATCCCCCTGCTCACCATGTCACCCGTGCGAGCGCCGCGGGTCCTCGAGCAGTACGACCTGGCGGCCTGCCTCCTCCTGGAGGCGGGCTTCCCCCTGCCGGACGTGATGCTGGTGATCATCGGCCTGGAGAACGTCGTGCTGGGCTCGGCTCTGGACATGGCGGCGCCGGAGACGATGTGGGAGCTGACCGAGGAGTCGGCGACGCCGCACCTTGCCGCGGCCCTGGCAGCGATGAACAGGGGACGCGCCGACGCGGCCTTCGAACTGGCCCTGACCGGATTCCTGTCCCACGCCCGTTCCATGCTGCTGCCCCAGGCGGTCTCTGACCGGTGA
- a CDS encoding APC family permease has protein sequence MPATPAQTQLPTGPGPVAGPTLRAGTLGTADIAFFVVSAAAPLTVMAGVAPFAIALGGIGAPVGYLVAGLTLAVFAVGFTTMSRHVRSAGAFYAFITRGLGRSVGIGAALLAMVGYNGMEIGVYGLLGTATQDTLRALFGIDIPWLPVSLAGLVLIWYGGFRSIDFGAKLLGVLLCAETGILVLLAGGVLLEGGAQGLSAASFAPGNVFVPGTAAVLAFAFAAFTGFESTVIYRREARDPGRTVRRATYIAVAFLGLFYAFTVWIVIQAFGDAGVVAAAGSDPAGLFFSAITTFVGGWAADLMHILIVTSVLASLLAFHNAINRYGLALAEEGVVPQVFGRVHARHGSPYAAGIAQTVLGAVVVLAFWAAGADPYAQLLLWVNTPGMVGLMVLQLLAAIAVPFYFRRITHQEGVLRTVVAPVVASVLLGVAIVLVCTHLDLFTGASSLVNSVLVSVAPAVFVLGLALAWRLRRSKPDVFEDFAAEPAATEAGHTGPVAA, from the coding sequence ATGCCCGCAACCCCAGCGCAGACCCAGCTGCCCACCGGCCCCGGCCCGGTCGCCGGTCCCACCTTGCGCGCCGGGACGCTCGGTACCGCCGACATCGCCTTCTTCGTCGTCTCCGCCGCCGCCCCGCTCACCGTCATGGCAGGCGTCGCCCCGTTCGCCATCGCGCTGGGCGGCATCGGCGCGCCGGTCGGCTATCTGGTCGCGGGGCTGACGCTCGCCGTCTTCGCCGTCGGCTTCACCACCATGAGCCGCCACGTACGCAGCGCCGGCGCCTTCTACGCCTTCATCACCCGCGGCCTCGGCCGCTCGGTGGGCATAGGCGCCGCCCTGCTGGCCATGGTCGGCTACAACGGAATGGAGATCGGCGTCTACGGGCTGCTCGGGACGGCCACGCAGGACACCCTCCGTGCGCTGTTCGGGATCGACATCCCGTGGCTTCCGGTGTCCCTGGCCGGGCTCGTGCTCATCTGGTACGGCGGCTTCCGGTCCATCGACTTCGGGGCGAAGCTCCTCGGGGTCCTGCTCTGCGCCGAGACCGGCATTCTCGTCCTGCTCGCGGGCGGGGTGCTGCTCGAAGGAGGCGCGCAGGGCCTGTCCGCGGCATCCTTCGCACCGGGCAACGTGTTCGTTCCCGGCACCGCCGCGGTGCTCGCCTTCGCGTTCGCCGCGTTCACCGGATTCGAGTCGACCGTCATCTACCGCCGCGAGGCCCGCGATCCCGGGCGCACCGTACGCCGGGCGACGTACATCGCGGTCGCCTTCCTCGGACTGTTCTACGCGTTCACCGTCTGGATCGTGATCCAGGCCTTCGGTGACGCCGGAGTCGTGGCCGCGGCGGGGAGCGACCCGGCCGGGCTCTTCTTCTCCGCCATCACCACCTTCGTCGGCGGCTGGGCGGCCGACCTGATGCACATCCTCATCGTGACCAGCGTCCTCGCCTCGCTCCTCGCCTTCCACAACGCGATCAACCGCTACGGGCTCGCACTCGCGGAGGAAGGCGTCGTGCCGCAGGTCTTCGGACGCGTCCACGCCCGGCACGGATCGCCGTACGCCGCAGGCATCGCGCAGACCGTGCTCGGCGCGGTCGTCGTGCTCGCCTTCTGGGCCGCGGGCGCCGACCCGTACGCCCAGCTGCTGCTGTGGGTGAACACCCCCGGGATGGTCGGCCTCATGGTGCTCCAGCTCCTCGCCGCGATCGCCGTACCGTTCTACTTCCGCCGCATCACCCACCAGGAGGGTGTGCTGCGCACGGTCGTCGCCCCCGTGGTGGCGTCCGTCCTCCTGGGCGTGGCGATCGTGCTCGTCTGCACCCACCTCGACCTGTTCACCGGCGCGTCCTCGCTGGTCAACAGCGTCCTGGTGTCCGTCGCGCCCGCCGTCTTCGTCCTCGGCCTGGCGCTCGCGTGGCGACTGCGGCGCAGCAAGCCCGACGTCTTCGAGGACTTCGCGGCGGAGCCGGCCGCTACCGAAGCCGGCCACACCGGGCCCGTTGCGGCCTGA
- a CDS encoding amidohydrolase: MPAADLLLTGAHVRTLDPALPEAAAVAVRDGLIAAVGGTEDIVREWSGPGTERIDLTGATLVPGLVDAHSHPVWGLEMATGTDLSGVRTLEELRKALRDAPRTDGWVIAWGLDHNVFGGRRIDRDLVEDELGGAPAFIRFYDGHSALASAAALGAAGITGPRSFDQRAEIVCDADGRPTGHLIEHAAMDLMLAAVPRPSFGERRTGLLALLSQMAATGLTGAHVMDMGHGDVPELLASVEDEAVLPLRLRLAPWCMPGTGKDGLDELIALQREAGRHWRVGGVKFFMDGTVEGGTAWLEHADCHGQGTDAFWPDPRAYSDAVRYLHAAGVGTATHAIGDAAVRHVLDTVESLGAGGAGRHRIEHIETVPDDTIPRFAALGVAASMQPPHTAYTRGDHADEWSRRLGSDRASRAWRIRDLRDAGAVLALGSDWPIAHYDVRRVLSMAQAPQGAAGSRRGLTGLMALEGCTSHAALAAGEEGGRIAPGLRADLTAFGVDPVTATADEIAEAPVRLTTVGGHVTHRGGC; encoded by the coding sequence ATGCCCGCAGCCGACCTTCTCCTCACCGGCGCCCATGTCCGCACCCTCGATCCCGCCCTGCCGGAGGCGGCGGCCGTGGCCGTCCGGGACGGACTGATCGCGGCCGTCGGCGGCACCGAGGACATCGTCCGCGAATGGAGCGGACCAGGTACGGAGCGCATCGACCTCACCGGAGCCACGCTCGTGCCCGGCCTGGTCGACGCGCACAGCCACCCCGTGTGGGGACTCGAGATGGCGACCGGCACCGACCTGTCGGGTGTGAGGACACTCGAAGAACTCCGGAAAGCCCTGCGCGATGCCCCACGGACCGACGGCTGGGTCATCGCCTGGGGGCTCGACCACAACGTGTTCGGAGGCCGCCGGATCGACCGCGACCTGGTCGAGGACGAACTCGGCGGCGCGCCCGCGTTCATCCGCTTCTACGACGGACACTCCGCTCTGGCGAGCGCGGCCGCCCTGGGCGCGGCGGGGATCACCGGGCCGCGCTCCTTCGACCAGCGCGCCGAGATCGTCTGCGACGCGGACGGCCGTCCCACCGGTCACCTGATCGAGCACGCCGCGATGGACCTGATGCTCGCCGCCGTCCCCCGCCCTTCCTTCGGCGAGCGCCGCACCGGGCTGCTCGCGCTGCTGTCGCAGATGGCGGCCACCGGACTGACCGGCGCACACGTCATGGACATGGGGCACGGCGACGTGCCCGAGCTGCTCGCGTCGGTGGAGGACGAGGCGGTCCTGCCGCTGCGGCTGCGTCTCGCGCCCTGGTGCATGCCCGGTACGGGCAAGGACGGTCTGGACGAACTGATCGCCCTCCAGCGGGAGGCCGGGCGGCACTGGCGGGTCGGCGGGGTCAAGTTCTTCATGGACGGCACCGTGGAGGGCGGCACCGCCTGGCTGGAGCACGCCGACTGCCACGGGCAGGGCACGGACGCCTTCTGGCCCGATCCCCGCGCGTACTCCGACGCCGTGCGGTACCTGCACGCGGCCGGTGTCGGAACCGCCACCCACGCCATCGGTGACGCGGCCGTCCGGCATGTCCTGGACACCGTCGAGTCCCTCGGCGCGGGCGGCGCGGGCAGGCACCGGATCGAACACATCGAGACGGTGCCCGACGACACGATCCCCCGGTTCGCGGCGCTCGGCGTCGCCGCCTCCATGCAGCCGCCCCACACCGCCTACACCCGGGGCGATCACGCGGACGAGTGGTCCAGGCGTCTCGGCTCCGACCGGGCGTCCCGTGCGTGGCGCATCCGCGACCTGCGGGACGCCGGCGCGGTGCTCGCCCTGGGTTCGGACTGGCCGATCGCGCACTACGACGTCCGCCGGGTCCTGTCCATGGCGCAGGCCCCGCAGGGTGCCGCGGGCTCCCGGCGGGGGCTCACCGGCCTGATGGCCCTGGAAGGCTGCACCTCACACGCGGCGCTCGCCGCCGGGGAGGAGGGCGGGCGTATCGCCCCGGGGCTGAGGGCGGACCTCACGGCCTTCGGCGTGGACCCGGTCACCGCGACCGCGGACGAGATCGCCGAGGCGCCGGTCCGCCTCACGACTGTCGGTGGGCATGTCACCCATCGCGGCGGCTGCTGA
- a CDS encoding DUF3817 domain-containing protein: MRTLRFAAAVEASSLALLLLNLFTVHTGMITSLGGLLHGTAYLTVIVTVFLAPAPTPPGAKGCAFLPGIGGLLALRLLGRRSLVPPGTRDDTTDGQARGELAEGT; the protein is encoded by the coding sequence CGAAGCCTCGTCCCTCGCGCTCCTGCTGCTCAACCTGTTCACCGTGCACACCGGAATGATCACGTCGCTCGGCGGCCTGCTCCACGGCACGGCCTACCTCACCGTCATCGTCACCGTCTTCCTCGCTCCTGCCCCCACTCCGCCGGGAGCCAAGGGGTGCGCCTTCCTTCCCGGCATCGGAGGACTGCTCGCCCTGCGCCTGCTGGGGCGGCGGTCCCTCGTCCCGCCCGGGACGAGGGACGACACCACCGACGGACAGGCCCGCGGAGAACTGGCGGAAGGCACCTGA